In Phyllostomus discolor isolate MPI-MPIP mPhyDis1 chromosome 3, mPhyDis1.pri.v3, whole genome shotgun sequence, a single genomic region encodes these proteins:
- the ZNF213 gene encoding zinc finger protein 213 isoform X3, translated as MAAPSEPQDQAPGEGEGLLIVKVEDSSWDQDSAQQEDGRDSEACRQRFRQFCYRDVGGPHEAFSQLWELCCRWLRPELRTKEQILELLVLEQFLSVLPGSVQDWVRERCPGSGEEAVALVEDLRKQPVKAWPQDVPSEEVEPEAAVQGSQAKGPPPKVGAQNQPPVPWEQHSHGGLGLKRQRGPSRLEEAVRVLPGQADNDVAVAWSPEEAESWESEARPGVPLEPVAGSRRGRPPTRRRQFRDLAAEKPHSCGQCGKRFRWGSDLARHQRTHTGEKPHKCQECEKSFRSSSDLVRHQGVHTGQKPFSCSACGKSFSRSAYLADHQRIHTGEKPFGCSDCGKSFSLRSYLLDHRRVHTGERPFGCGECDKSFKQRAHLIAHQSLHAKMAQPVG; from the exons ATGGCAGCCCCCTCGGAGCCTCAGGaccaggccccaggggagggagaagggcttCTCATTGTGAAGGTGGAAGATTCCTCCTGGGATCAGGACTCTGCCCAGCAAGAGGATGGCAGGGATTCTGAGGCCTGCCGCCAGCGCTTCCGGCAGTTCTGCTACAGGGATGTGGGTGGGCCCCATGAGGCCTTCAGTCAGCTATGGGAGCTCTGCTGCCGCTGGCTGCGACCTGAGCTGCGCACCAAGGAGCAAATCTTGGAGCTGCTTGTGCTGGAGCAGTTCCTGAGTGTGCTACCTGGGAGTGTCCAGGACTGGGTGCGAGAGCGGTGCCCAGGGAGTGGCGAGGAAGCTGTTGCCTTGGTGGAGGACCTGCGGAAGCAGCCAGTGAAAGCATGGCCGCAG GACGTGCCCTCAGAGGAGGTAGAACCTGAGGCTGCAGTCCAGGGATCCCAGGCCAAGGGACCTCCCCCAAAGGTGGGAGCACAAAACCAGCCACCTGTACCTTGGGAGCAGCACAGCCATGGTG GTTTGGGGCTCAAGAGACAAAGGGGACCATCCCGGCTGGAGGAGGCTGTGAGGGTGCTCCCAGGCCAGGCCGACAACGATGTGGCTGTGGCCTGGAGCCCTGAGGAGGCTGAGTCCTGGGAGAGTGAGGCCCGGCCCGGGGTGCCCTTGGAGCCGGTGGCCGGGTCAAGGCGGGGGCGGCCGCCCACACGCAGGCGCCAGTTTCGGGACTTGGCAGCGGAGAAGCCACACAGCTGTGGCCAGTGTGGCAAGCGCTTCCGCTGGGGCTCAGACCTGGCGCGCCACCAGCGCACGCACACAGGCGAGAAGCCGCACAAGTGCCAGGAGTGCGAAAAGAGCTTCCGCAGCTCCTCGGACCTGGTGCGCCACCAGGGCGTCCACACCGGACAGAAGCCCTTTTCCTGCTCCGCGTGCGGCAAGAGCTTCAGCCGCAGCGCCTACCTGGCGGACCACCAGCGCATCCACACAGGTGAGAAGCCCTTCGGCTGCAGTGACTGCGGCAAGAGCTTCTCGCTGCGCTCCTACCTGCTGGACCACCGGCGCGTGCACACCGGTGAGCGGCCTTTCGGCTGCGGCGAGTGTGACAAGAGCTTCAAGCAGCGCGCCCACCTCATCGCCCACCAGAGCCTGCATGCCAAAATGGCCCAACccgtggggtga
- the ZNF213 gene encoding zinc finger protein 213 isoform X2 gives MAAPSEPQDQAPGEGEGLLIVKVEDSSWDQDSAQQEDGRDSEACRQRFRQFCYRDVGGPHEAFSQLWELCCRWLRPELRTKEQILELLVLEQFLSVLPGSVQDWVRERCPGSGEEAVALVEDLRKQPVKAWPQDVPSEEVEPEAAVQGSQAKGPPPKVGAQNQPPVPWEQHSHGVQLPALKEGSTKQKTNACLASEIHEEWGSLDPAQRDLFWDIKRENSRNIALGLGLKRQRGPSRLEEAVRVLPGQADNDVAVAWSPEEAESWESEARPGVPLEPVAGSRRGRPPTRRRQFRDLAAEKPHSCGQCGKRFRWGSDLARHQRTHTGEKPHKCQECEKSFRSSSDLVRHQGVHTGQKPFSCSACGKSFSRSAYLADHQRIHTGEKPFGCSDCGKSFSLRSYLLDHRRVHTGERPFGCGECDKSFKQRAHLIAHQSLHAKMAQPVG, from the exons ATGGCAGCCCCCTCGGAGCCTCAGGaccaggccccaggggagggagaagggcttCTCATTGTGAAGGTGGAAGATTCCTCCTGGGATCAGGACTCTGCCCAGCAAGAGGATGGCAGGGATTCTGAGGCCTGCCGCCAGCGCTTCCGGCAGTTCTGCTACAGGGATGTGGGTGGGCCCCATGAGGCCTTCAGTCAGCTATGGGAGCTCTGCTGCCGCTGGCTGCGACCTGAGCTGCGCACCAAGGAGCAAATCTTGGAGCTGCTTGTGCTGGAGCAGTTCCTGAGTGTGCTACCTGGGAGTGTCCAGGACTGGGTGCGAGAGCGGTGCCCAGGGAGTGGCGAGGAAGCTGTTGCCTTGGTGGAGGACCTGCGGAAGCAGCCAGTGAAAGCATGGCCGCAG GACGTGCCCTCAGAGGAGGTAGAACCTGAGGCTGCAGTCCAGGGATCCCAGGCCAAGGGACCTCCCCCAAAGGTGGGAGCACAAAACCAGCCACCTGTACCTTGGGAGCAGCACAGCCATGGTG TCCAGCTTCCTGCTCTTAAAGAGGGGAGtaccaaacagaaaacaaatgccTGCCTTGCCTCTGAGATCCAT GAAGAATGGGGGTCCCTGGACCCTGCTCAGCGGGATCTTTTCTGGGACATAAAGCGGGAAAACTCCCGGAACATTGCCCTGG GTTTGGGGCTCAAGAGACAAAGGGGACCATCCCGGCTGGAGGAGGCTGTGAGGGTGCTCCCAGGCCAGGCCGACAACGATGTGGCTGTGGCCTGGAGCCCTGAGGAGGCTGAGTCCTGGGAGAGTGAGGCCCGGCCCGGGGTGCCCTTGGAGCCGGTGGCCGGGTCAAGGCGGGGGCGGCCGCCCACACGCAGGCGCCAGTTTCGGGACTTGGCAGCGGAGAAGCCACACAGCTGTGGCCAGTGTGGCAAGCGCTTCCGCTGGGGCTCAGACCTGGCGCGCCACCAGCGCACGCACACAGGCGAGAAGCCGCACAAGTGCCAGGAGTGCGAAAAGAGCTTCCGCAGCTCCTCGGACCTGGTGCGCCACCAGGGCGTCCACACCGGACAGAAGCCCTTTTCCTGCTCCGCGTGCGGCAAGAGCTTCAGCCGCAGCGCCTACCTGGCGGACCACCAGCGCATCCACACAGGTGAGAAGCCCTTCGGCTGCAGTGACTGCGGCAAGAGCTTCTCGCTGCGCTCCTACCTGCTGGACCACCGGCGCGTGCACACCGGTGAGCGGCCTTTCGGCTGCGGCGAGTGTGACAAGAGCTTCAAGCAGCGCGCCCACCTCATCGCCCACCAGAGCCTGCATGCCAAAATGGCCCAACccgtggggtga
- the ZNF213 gene encoding zinc finger protein 213 isoform X1 — translation MAAPSEPQDQAPGEGEGLLIVKVEDSSWDQDSAQQEDGRDSEACRQRFRQFCYRDVGGPHEAFSQLWELCCRWLRPELRTKEQILELLVLEQFLSVLPGSVQDWVRERCPGSGEEAVALVEDLRKQPVKAWPQDVPSEEVEPEAAVQGSQAKGPPPKVGAQNQPPVPWEQHSHGVQLPALKEGSTKQKTNACLASEIHGPVTFGDIPFYFSQEEWGSLDPAQRDLFWDIKRENSRNIALGLGLKRQRGPSRLEEAVRVLPGQADNDVAVAWSPEEAESWESEARPGVPLEPVAGSRRGRPPTRRRQFRDLAAEKPHSCGQCGKRFRWGSDLARHQRTHTGEKPHKCQECEKSFRSSSDLVRHQGVHTGQKPFSCSACGKSFSRSAYLADHQRIHTGEKPFGCSDCGKSFSLRSYLLDHRRVHTGERPFGCGECDKSFKQRAHLIAHQSLHAKMAQPVG, via the exons ATGGCAGCCCCCTCGGAGCCTCAGGaccaggccccaggggagggagaagggcttCTCATTGTGAAGGTGGAAGATTCCTCCTGGGATCAGGACTCTGCCCAGCAAGAGGATGGCAGGGATTCTGAGGCCTGCCGCCAGCGCTTCCGGCAGTTCTGCTACAGGGATGTGGGTGGGCCCCATGAGGCCTTCAGTCAGCTATGGGAGCTCTGCTGCCGCTGGCTGCGACCTGAGCTGCGCACCAAGGAGCAAATCTTGGAGCTGCTTGTGCTGGAGCAGTTCCTGAGTGTGCTACCTGGGAGTGTCCAGGACTGGGTGCGAGAGCGGTGCCCAGGGAGTGGCGAGGAAGCTGTTGCCTTGGTGGAGGACCTGCGGAAGCAGCCAGTGAAAGCATGGCCGCAG GACGTGCCCTCAGAGGAGGTAGAACCTGAGGCTGCAGTCCAGGGATCCCAGGCCAAGGGACCTCCCCCAAAGGTGGGAGCACAAAACCAGCCACCTGTACCTTGGGAGCAGCACAGCCATGGTG TCCAGCTTCCTGCTCTTAAAGAGGGGAGtaccaaacagaaaacaaatgccTGCCTTGCCTCTGAGATCCAT GGACCTGTGACATTTGGAGATATTCCCTTCTATTTCTCCCAGGAAGAATGGGGGTCCCTGGACCCTGCTCAGCGGGATCTTTTCTGGGACATAAAGCGGGAAAACTCCCGGAACATTGCCCTGG GTTTGGGGCTCAAGAGACAAAGGGGACCATCCCGGCTGGAGGAGGCTGTGAGGGTGCTCCCAGGCCAGGCCGACAACGATGTGGCTGTGGCCTGGAGCCCTGAGGAGGCTGAGTCCTGGGAGAGTGAGGCCCGGCCCGGGGTGCCCTTGGAGCCGGTGGCCGGGTCAAGGCGGGGGCGGCCGCCCACACGCAGGCGCCAGTTTCGGGACTTGGCAGCGGAGAAGCCACACAGCTGTGGCCAGTGTGGCAAGCGCTTCCGCTGGGGCTCAGACCTGGCGCGCCACCAGCGCACGCACACAGGCGAGAAGCCGCACAAGTGCCAGGAGTGCGAAAAGAGCTTCCGCAGCTCCTCGGACCTGGTGCGCCACCAGGGCGTCCACACCGGACAGAAGCCCTTTTCCTGCTCCGCGTGCGGCAAGAGCTTCAGCCGCAGCGCCTACCTGGCGGACCACCAGCGCATCCACACAGGTGAGAAGCCCTTCGGCTGCAGTGACTGCGGCAAGAGCTTCTCGCTGCGCTCCTACCTGCTGGACCACCGGCGCGTGCACACCGGTGAGCGGCCTTTCGGCTGCGGCGAGTGTGACAAGAGCTTCAAGCAGCGCGCCCACCTCATCGCCCACCAGAGCCTGCATGCCAAAATGGCCCAACccgtggggtga